From Gemmatimonadota bacterium, a single genomic window includes:
- a CDS encoding alpha-L-fucosidase, protein MQKDNGQEMDALWGEDVIALRAENAERGQLFNDGNYAMFIHWGPYAQLANKVDGKTYYGIGEWIMNPRMANIPVEEYMEMAKTFNPVNFDATEIAQLAKDAGMKYIIITSKHHDGFAMYRSACNDFNIGAVTQFNRDPMKELAGACEKLGLGFGFYYSHNQDWTFPGGANGPDTDTDGNPATFDDYFVKKCLPQVEEITSQYGPIELIWFDTPGQMPKKYIEQLIEVVRKNQPNALVSGRAGHGLGDYKTLGDMDVPSTNVEGMWESVDTTNDSWAFAWYDEYWKTPREILRRLISCVARGGTYMLNIGPRGDGSIPERAARTLRAAGEWIKRYPQVVYGTDASPWQHALPWGDVTVKDNTLFLSIFNWPVSGTLYLPGLKTEIESASLLNGGQSTPVTYNKKHGWTCFELSAQAPENLVSVLEVKLKGTPKADSTWAIDPEIETEILSEAAAVENATLGNQRWMEKFGEWKHVSRVHKWTPEGKATWTVNVLAPGDYIVDLTYSGEGRLVWGVSIENGEHIQNQQNSSHNYQRFPIGWINFSGPGTYKISVSCLEGDLSKASLKSIHFTPVHNIL, encoded by the coding sequence TGCGCGCTGAAAATGCAGAACGGGGCCAACTCTTTAATGATGGCAATTACGCGATGTTTATCCACTGGGGTCCGTATGCTCAACTTGCCAACAAAGTCGATGGCAAAACGTACTACGGCATTGGCGAATGGATCATGAACCCGCGCATGGCCAATATTCCGGTCGAGGAATATATGGAAATGGCGAAAACCTTTAATCCCGTCAATTTTGATGCAACAGAAATAGCACAACTGGCTAAGGACGCGGGCATGAAATACATTATTATCACCAGCAAGCACCACGATGGTTTTGCCATGTATCGCTCAGCCTGCAACGACTTTAATATTGGCGCAGTTACCCAGTTTAATCGCGACCCCATGAAAGAACTCGCCGGGGCCTGCGAAAAACTCGGTCTCGGATTTGGATTTTACTACTCTCACAATCAGGACTGGACTTTTCCAGGTGGTGCAAATGGTCCAGACACAGATACCGATGGCAACCCGGCTACCTTTGACGATTATTTTGTCAAAAAATGCCTGCCACAGGTCGAAGAAATCACCAGCCAGTACGGTCCCATCGAACTCATCTGGTTTGACACACCCGGACAAATGCCCAAAAAGTACATTGAGCAACTCATTGAAGTCGTACGAAAAAATCAACCGAATGCGCTCGTTTCAGGCCGCGCCGGGCACGGGCTGGGCGACTACAAGACGCTGGGTGATATGGATGTGCCATCCACCAATGTTGAAGGTATGTGGGAAAGCGTCGATACTACCAACGACTCCTGGGCTTTTGCCTGGTACGATGAATACTGGAAAACACCCCGAGAAATTCTTCGCCGCCTGATCTCCTGTGTTGCCAGAGGTGGCACTTACATGCTCAACATAGGTCCCCGCGGTGACGGTTCAATACCCGAAAGAGCTGCCCGCACTTTACGTGCTGCTGGCGAGTGGATCAAGCGCTATCCTCAGGTCGTCTATGGTACTGATGCATCACCCTGGCAACATGCCCTGCCCTGGGGAGATGTGACGGTAAAAGACAATACGCTCTTTCTCAGCATTTTCAACTGGCCTGTCTCTGGCACACTTTATCTGCCAGGCCTCAAAACAGAAATCGAATCTGCATCCCTCCTCAATGGCGGTCAATCTACACCTGTCACTTATAATAAAAAACACGGCTGGACCTGCTTTGAGCTATCGGCGCAGGCACCTGAAAATCTGGTTTCGGTCCTTGAAGTCAAACTCAAAGGCACGCCGAAAGCCGATTCGACCTGGGCAATTGATCCCGAAATAGAGACCGAAATTCTTTCAGAAGCTGCGGCCGTTGAAAATGCCACATTGGGAAATCAACGCTGGATGGAAAAATTTGGAGAATGGAAACACGTCAGCCGTGTCCATAAATGGACGCCTGAAGGCAAAGCGACCTGGACGGTCAACGTTCTTGCGCCTGGAGACTACATCGTAGATCTCACCTATTCGGGTGAAGGGCGTCTCGTCTGGGGGGTTAGTATTGAAAATGGTGAACACATTCAAAATCAGCAAAATTCGTCGCATAACTACCAGCGTTTTCCCATTGGCTGGATTAACTTTTCCGGGCCGGGTACTTACAAAATTAGCGTTTCCTGTCTCGAAGGCGATTTGAGCAAAGCCAGTCTAAAATCAATTCACTTCACTCCTGTTCACAATATTCTCTAA